Proteins from a genomic interval of Gadus morhua chromosome 19, gadMor3.0, whole genome shotgun sequence:
- the pitpnb gene encoding phosphatidylinositol transfer protein beta isoform isoform X1, whose product MGLGPMVLTSIAPTHPGSRVVLPVSVEEYQVGQLYSVAEASKNETGGGEGIEVLKNEPYEAEGGEKGQFTHKIYHLKSKVPGFVKYIAPEGALTFHEKAWNSYPYCRTIVTNEYMKDDFMIKIETWHKPDMGTVENVHDLNDIDWKDVEVVPIDIADGEDVAAADYKPDEDPSLFHSEKTGRGPLSPDWKNELKAECPNMCAYKLVTVKFKWWGLSTKVEHFIHKQEKRIFTNFHRQLFCWIDKWIGLNMEDIRRMEEETQRELDELRKVGPIRGMSAAHEQ is encoded by the exons ATGGGTCTCGGTCCCATGGTGCTAACCTCCATAGCACCGACCCACCCAGGCAG CCGCGTGGTTCTACCTGTTTCTGTGGAAGAG TACCAAGTGGGGCAGCTGTACTCTGTGGCTGAGGCCAGCAAGAACGAgacggggggcggggagggcATCGAGGTGCTGAAGAATGAACCGTATgaggcggaggggggagagaagggacagTTCACACACAAGATCTACCATCTGAAGAG TAAAGTCCCGGGGTTTGTGAAATACATCGCCCCAGAGGGAGCGCTGACTTTTCACGAAAAAGCCTGGAATTCTTATCCGTACTGCCGCACCA TTGTGACG AATGAGTACATGAAGGATGACTTCATGATAAAGATTGAGACTTGGCATAAACCTGACATGGGCACAGTAGAAAAT GTCCATGACTTGAATGACATTGATTGGAAGGACGTGGAGGTCGTCCCTATAGATATTGCTGATGGAGAGGATGTGGCCGCCGCG GACTACAAGCCGGATGAGGATCCGTCGCTGTTTCATTCAGAGAAGACTGGCAGAGGTCCTCTGAGTCCGGACTGGAAG AATGAGCTGAAAGCTGAATGTCCTAACATGTGTGCATACAAACTGGTCACGGTCAAGTTCAAGTGGTGGGGTCTGTCAACCAAAGTGGAGCACTTCATCCATAAG CAAGAGAAGCGCATCTTTACCAACTTCCATCGCCAGCTGTTCTGCTGGATCGACAAGTGGATAGGGCTGAACATGGAGGACATCCGGCGGATGGAagaggagacccagagagagctGGACGAG cttCGCAAGGTGGGTCCGATCCGAGGCATGAGTGCTGCTCACGAGCAATGA
- the pitpnb gene encoding phosphatidylinositol transfer protein beta isoform isoform X2 encodes MGLGPMVLTSIAPTHPGSRVVLPVSVEEYQVGQLYSVAEASKNETGGGEGIEVLKNEPYEAEGGEKGQFTHKIYHLKSKVPGFVKYIAPEGALTFHEKAWNSYPYCRTIVTNEYMKDDFMIKIETWHKPDMGTVENVHDLNDIDWKDVEVVPIDIADGEDVAAADYKPDEDPSLFHSEKTGRGPLSPDWKNELKAECPNMCAYKLVTVKFKWWGLSTKVEHFIHKQEKRIFTNFHRQLFCWIDKWIGLNMEDIRRMEEETQRELDEMRPKGDVRGTTATEE; translated from the exons ATGGGTCTCGGTCCCATGGTGCTAACCTCCATAGCACCGACCCACCCAGGCAG CCGCGTGGTTCTACCTGTTTCTGTGGAAGAG TACCAAGTGGGGCAGCTGTACTCTGTGGCTGAGGCCAGCAAGAACGAgacggggggcggggagggcATCGAGGTGCTGAAGAATGAACCGTATgaggcggaggggggagagaagggacagTTCACACACAAGATCTACCATCTGAAGAG TAAAGTCCCGGGGTTTGTGAAATACATCGCCCCAGAGGGAGCGCTGACTTTTCACGAAAAAGCCTGGAATTCTTATCCGTACTGCCGCACCA TTGTGACG AATGAGTACATGAAGGATGACTTCATGATAAAGATTGAGACTTGGCATAAACCTGACATGGGCACAGTAGAAAAT GTCCATGACTTGAATGACATTGATTGGAAGGACGTGGAGGTCGTCCCTATAGATATTGCTGATGGAGAGGATGTGGCCGCCGCG GACTACAAGCCGGATGAGGATCCGTCGCTGTTTCATTCAGAGAAGACTGGCAGAGGTCCTCTGAGTCCGGACTGGAAG AATGAGCTGAAAGCTGAATGTCCTAACATGTGTGCATACAAACTGGTCACGGTCAAGTTCAAGTGGTGGGGTCTGTCAACCAAAGTGGAGCACTTCATCCATAAG CAAGAGAAGCGCATCTTTACCAACTTCCATCGCCAGCTGTTCTGCTGGATCGACAAGTGGATAGGGCTGAACATGGAGGACATCCGGCGGATGGAagaggagacccagagagagctGGACGAG ATGCGTCCCAAGGGAGATGTGCGGGGCACCACGGCAACAGAAGAGTAG
- the pitpnb gene encoding phosphatidylinositol transfer protein beta isoform isoform X3, with the protein MVLVKEYRVVLPVSVEEYQVGQLYSVAEASKNETGGGEGIEVLKNEPYEAEGGEKGQFTHKIYHLKSKVPGFVKYIAPEGALTFHEKAWNSYPYCRTIVTNEYMKDDFMIKIETWHKPDMGTVENVHDLNDIDWKDVEVVPIDIADGEDVAAADYKPDEDPSLFHSEKTGRGPLSPDWKNELKAECPNMCAYKLVTVKFKWWGLSTKVEHFIHKQEKRIFTNFHRQLFCWIDKWIGLNMEDIRRMEEETQRELDELRKVGPIRGMSAAHEQ; encoded by the exons ATGGTGCTCGTCAAGGAATA CCGCGTGGTTCTACCTGTTTCTGTGGAAGAG TACCAAGTGGGGCAGCTGTACTCTGTGGCTGAGGCCAGCAAGAACGAgacggggggcggggagggcATCGAGGTGCTGAAGAATGAACCGTATgaggcggaggggggagagaagggacagTTCACACACAAGATCTACCATCTGAAGAG TAAAGTCCCGGGGTTTGTGAAATACATCGCCCCAGAGGGAGCGCTGACTTTTCACGAAAAAGCCTGGAATTCTTATCCGTACTGCCGCACCA TTGTGACG AATGAGTACATGAAGGATGACTTCATGATAAAGATTGAGACTTGGCATAAACCTGACATGGGCACAGTAGAAAAT GTCCATGACTTGAATGACATTGATTGGAAGGACGTGGAGGTCGTCCCTATAGATATTGCTGATGGAGAGGATGTGGCCGCCGCG GACTACAAGCCGGATGAGGATCCGTCGCTGTTTCATTCAGAGAAGACTGGCAGAGGTCCTCTGAGTCCGGACTGGAAG AATGAGCTGAAAGCTGAATGTCCTAACATGTGTGCATACAAACTGGTCACGGTCAAGTTCAAGTGGTGGGGTCTGTCAACCAAAGTGGAGCACTTCATCCATAAG CAAGAGAAGCGCATCTTTACCAACTTCCATCGCCAGCTGTTCTGCTGGATCGACAAGTGGATAGGGCTGAACATGGAGGACATCCGGCGGATGGAagaggagacccagagagagctGGACGAG cttCGCAAGGTGGGTCCGATCCGAGGCATGAGTGCTGCTCACGAGCAATGA
- the pitpnb gene encoding phosphatidylinositol transfer protein beta isoform isoform X4, with protein sequence MVLVKEYRVVLPVSVEEYQVGQLYSVAEASKNETGGGEGIEVLKNEPYEAEGGEKGQFTHKIYHLKSKVPGFVKYIAPEGALTFHEKAWNSYPYCRTIVTNEYMKDDFMIKIETWHKPDMGTVENVHDLNDIDWKDVEVVPIDIADGEDVAAADYKPDEDPSLFHSEKTGRGPLSPDWKNELKAECPNMCAYKLVTVKFKWWGLSTKVEHFIHKQEKRIFTNFHRQLFCWIDKWIGLNMEDIRRMEEETQRELDEMRPKGDVRGTTATEE encoded by the exons ATGGTGCTCGTCAAGGAATA CCGCGTGGTTCTACCTGTTTCTGTGGAAGAG TACCAAGTGGGGCAGCTGTACTCTGTGGCTGAGGCCAGCAAGAACGAgacggggggcggggagggcATCGAGGTGCTGAAGAATGAACCGTATgaggcggaggggggagagaagggacagTTCACACACAAGATCTACCATCTGAAGAG TAAAGTCCCGGGGTTTGTGAAATACATCGCCCCAGAGGGAGCGCTGACTTTTCACGAAAAAGCCTGGAATTCTTATCCGTACTGCCGCACCA TTGTGACG AATGAGTACATGAAGGATGACTTCATGATAAAGATTGAGACTTGGCATAAACCTGACATGGGCACAGTAGAAAAT GTCCATGACTTGAATGACATTGATTGGAAGGACGTGGAGGTCGTCCCTATAGATATTGCTGATGGAGAGGATGTGGCCGCCGCG GACTACAAGCCGGATGAGGATCCGTCGCTGTTTCATTCAGAGAAGACTGGCAGAGGTCCTCTGAGTCCGGACTGGAAG AATGAGCTGAAAGCTGAATGTCCTAACATGTGTGCATACAAACTGGTCACGGTCAAGTTCAAGTGGTGGGGTCTGTCAACCAAAGTGGAGCACTTCATCCATAAG CAAGAGAAGCGCATCTTTACCAACTTCCATCGCCAGCTGTTCTGCTGGATCGACAAGTGGATAGGGCTGAACATGGAGGACATCCGGCGGATGGAagaggagacccagagagagctGGACGAG ATGCGTCCCAAGGGAGATGTGCGGGGCACCACGGCAACAGAAGAGTAG